The Mycobacterium seoulense genome has a window encoding:
- the adhE gene encoding bifunctional acetaldehyde-CoA/alcohol dehydrogenase, giving the protein MTTTQTESASTEAPSLAEQRRREVDAIVDRAAVAARAFRNLDQQQVDAIVEAMVRAGVRAAGELAAVAIEETGFGVFEDKVVKNYVATEFLHDYLRGKKSVGVIDEDVEHNIAYLAEPIGVVLAITPVTNPTSTVLFKAIVAAKTRNAILFRPSPYAVRCCERSLEIIRAAAEAAGMPPGALQVIPDAAHEVTHYLFKHPGVDFIWVTGGPKIVALANSAGKPGLSVGPGNAPIYLHKTADLKGAVVDILISKTFDSSVICPAEQTCVIDDEVYDEVIAEFERMGARLLTPDEANALAEFAFGCGDKISHEAVGQKASELAARAGFSVSPTVKVLLAPLPAGLDELASHPLVQEKLMPVLGVVRARSVRHAIDVAVLVTEHGGLGHTSAIYANDEDVIEAYSLAVRTGRILVNAPTAVGALGGVYNDLTPTFSLGCGTWGGSSTTENVNYRQLLNIKTVSRRRTPPQWFRVPANTYFNEGALDNLRELDCEIVMVITDALTEERGVVDLLRGKLRTKHVQVFSEVTPEPDETTIRRGVELLQRVQPDLLIAIGGGSVLDAGKAIRLFYEHPEKSIDELTMPFLDPRKRVADYPTDRHRVQLVAVPTTSGTGSEVSPAAVLTVRGKKETLVDYSLVPDLAIVDPVLTSSMPQKLTADTGIDALTHALEAAVSIFASPYTDALCAQAARLIFDALPRSYEHPDDLSARTSMSNAATLAGLAFSNAFVGTNHALAHAVGAKFGISHGRANGIFLPHVLRYNASLPSKFMPAPGYSAYVAPDKYAQLGQLIFGGHEPDECRARLFGGVDDLLNRLNMPRSLREYGVDEKEFLAALPALAMTAFEDLSNRTNPRMPLVSEITALLRVGFYGDAVLGQSLPPERSEPAQS; this is encoded by the coding sequence ATGACCACAACGCAAACCGAGTCCGCCTCCACCGAAGCACCCTCGCTCGCCGAGCAGCGCAGACGCGAAGTCGATGCGATCGTCGACAGGGCGGCCGTGGCGGCCCGAGCCTTCCGCAACCTTGACCAGCAGCAGGTCGATGCGATCGTCGAGGCGATGGTGCGCGCCGGGGTACGCGCCGCCGGGGAACTGGCGGCCGTCGCCATTGAGGAGACGGGTTTCGGCGTGTTCGAGGACAAGGTGGTCAAGAACTATGTGGCCACCGAGTTTCTGCACGACTATCTGCGTGGCAAGAAATCGGTGGGGGTCATCGACGAGGACGTCGAGCACAACATCGCCTACCTGGCCGAGCCGATCGGGGTCGTGCTGGCCATTACCCCGGTGACCAACCCGACGTCGACAGTGCTGTTCAAGGCGATCGTCGCCGCCAAGACCCGCAACGCGATTCTTTTCCGACCGTCACCGTATGCCGTGCGCTGCTGCGAACGCAGCCTGGAGATCATCCGCGCGGCGGCCGAAGCGGCCGGAATGCCACCGGGGGCGCTGCAGGTCATCCCCGACGCCGCGCACGAGGTGACGCACTATCTGTTCAAACACCCGGGAGTCGATTTCATCTGGGTGACCGGTGGACCGAAGATCGTCGCGCTGGCGAATTCGGCCGGAAAGCCCGGCCTGTCCGTCGGTCCCGGCAACGCACCGATCTACCTTCACAAGACCGCAGACCTCAAGGGCGCCGTCGTCGACATCCTGATCTCGAAAACCTTTGATTCGTCGGTCATTTGCCCCGCCGAGCAGACCTGCGTCATCGACGACGAAGTGTATGACGAGGTGATCGCCGAGTTCGAGCGGATGGGCGCCCGGTTGCTCACCCCGGATGAGGCAAACGCTCTGGCAGAGTTCGCGTTTGGCTGCGGCGACAAGATCTCGCACGAGGCGGTCGGGCAGAAGGCGTCGGAGCTGGCCGCCCGAGCGGGCTTCAGCGTGTCACCGACGGTGAAGGTCCTGCTGGCCCCGCTGCCGGCCGGCCTGGACGAACTCGCCTCGCACCCGCTGGTGCAGGAGAAGCTGATGCCGGTGCTCGGGGTGGTGCGGGCGCGCAGTGTCCGGCACGCCATCGACGTCGCCGTCCTGGTCACCGAGCACGGAGGATTGGGCCACACCTCGGCGATCTACGCCAACGACGAGGACGTCATCGAGGCATACAGTCTGGCGGTCCGCACCGGCCGCATCCTGGTGAACGCACCCACCGCGGTCGGGGCTCTCGGCGGGGTCTACAACGACCTGACCCCCACCTTCTCGCTGGGTTGCGGCACGTGGGGTGGGTCGAGCACCACAGAAAACGTCAACTACCGGCAGCTGCTGAACATCAAGACCGTCTCGCGGCGCCGCACGCCGCCGCAGTGGTTCCGCGTCCCGGCCAACACCTACTTCAACGAGGGTGCACTCGACAACCTGCGTGAGCTCGACTGCGAAATCGTCATGGTGATCACCGATGCCCTGACCGAAGAGCGCGGCGTGGTCGACCTGCTGCGGGGCAAGTTGCGCACCAAGCACGTGCAGGTGTTCAGCGAGGTGACGCCGGAGCCCGACGAGACGACCATCCGCCGCGGCGTCGAGCTGCTACAGCGGGTGCAGCCCGATCTGTTGATAGCCATCGGCGGCGGCTCGGTGCTCGACGCCGGCAAGGCGATCAGGCTGTTCTACGAACACCCGGAGAAAAGCATCGACGAATTGACGATGCCGTTTCTCGACCCGCGCAAGCGCGTGGCGGACTATCCGACCGACCGTCACCGAGTCCAATTAGTCGCCGTCCCAACGACATCGGGCACCGGTTCGGAAGTCTCGCCGGCGGCGGTGCTGACGGTACGCGGCAAGAAGGAGACGCTCGTCGACTACAGCCTGGTACCAGATCTCGCGATCGTCGACCCGGTCCTGACCTCCTCGATGCCGCAAAAGCTGACCGCTGACACGGGCATCGACGCGCTGACCCATGCCCTGGAGGCGGCGGTCTCGATCTTCGCCTCGCCCTATACGGATGCGTTGTGCGCCCAGGCGGCACGACTGATCTTCGACGCGCTGCCGAGATCGTACGAACATCCCGACGACCTATCCGCGCGAACGAGCATGTCCAATGCGGCAACCCTGGCGGGGCTCGCCTTCTCGAATGCGTTCGTCGGGACCAACCACGCGCTCGCCCATGCCGTCGGCGCCAAATTCGGGATCTCACATGGCCGGGCGAACGGGATATTCCTGCCGCATGTGCTGCGCTACAACGCCAGCCTGCCGAGCAAGTTCATGCCCGCGCCGGGATATTCCGCCTACGTGGCGCCGGACAAATACGCGCAGCTCGGCCAGCTGATCTTCGGTGGTCACGAGCCCGACGAGTGCCGAGCCCGGCTGTTCGGTGGGGTTGACGATCTGCTGAACCGACTGAACATGCCGCGATCGCTGCGGGAGTACGGCGTCGACGAAAAGGAGTTCCTGGCGGCGCTGCCCGCGTTGGCGATGACGGCGTTCGAGGACCTCAGCAACCGCACGAATCCGAGGATGCCATTGGTCAGCGAGATCACCGCTTTGCTTCGGGTGGGCTTCTACGGCGATGCCGTTCTGGGGCAGTCACTGCCGCCCGAACGATCGGAGCCGGCTCAAAGCTGA
- a CDS encoding ferredoxin has protein sequence MHITVDYDLCEGHGQCLLAAPDVFDIPDGAEQVVVLEPDPPEADRERLLRAAAMCPAQAIRILN, from the coding sequence ATGCACATCACCGTCGACTATGACCTGTGTGAGGGGCACGGGCAGTGCCTGCTGGCCGCTCCCGACGTCTTCGACATTCCCGACGGCGCCGAACAAGTCGTGGTGCTCGAGCCGGACCCGCCGGAAGCCGACCGCGAACGCCTGCTTCGGGCGGCCGCCATGTGCCCCGCGCAGGCGATCCGGATCCTCAACTGA
- a CDS encoding response regulator transcription factor translates to MTRSPYVVVIVDDHELFAQGLALLLSREWGELFTVGGQTTYVEEAADLVARCDADVAIIDLSMPPLGGVAAIRHIKARHAKTRILALSGTEDLALAEEALRAGADGFLPKTARPEALAGPLWTIAEGLRVVDGTLLDALLSNTRKPPSELLDNLSAQDLQLWTLLATGMETGDIAQRMLVSERTAKRMVAALLHKLRVTNRTAAAALAGRYRLLDDVAETGRIS, encoded by the coding sequence ATGACCCGCTCGCCGTACGTCGTGGTGATCGTGGACGACCATGAGCTGTTCGCCCAGGGCCTTGCCCTGTTGCTCAGCCGTGAGTGGGGCGAACTGTTCACCGTCGGCGGCCAGACCACATATGTGGAGGAGGCCGCCGACCTGGTGGCCCGCTGCGACGCCGATGTCGCCATCATCGACCTGTCGATGCCGCCGCTGGGCGGGGTCGCCGCCATCCGCCACATCAAGGCGCGCCACGCGAAGACCCGGATCCTGGCCCTGTCGGGGACCGAGGACCTGGCGCTGGCCGAAGAGGCCTTGCGGGCCGGCGCGGACGGTTTCCTGCCCAAGACCGCGCGGCCCGAGGCGCTGGCCGGGCCGCTATGGACGATCGCGGAGGGCCTGCGCGTCGTCGACGGCACGCTGCTCGATGCGTTGCTGAGCAACACGCGAAAGCCGCCGTCGGAGCTGCTGGACAACCTCAGCGCCCAGGACCTCCAACTATGGACCCTGCTCGCGACCGGCATGGAGACCGGCGACATCGCCCAGCGGATGCTGGTGTCGGAGCGAACGGCCAAACGCATGGTGGCCGCGCTGCTGCACAAGCTTCGGGTCACCAACCGCACTGCCGCCGCCGCGTTGGCCGGGCGTTACCGGCTGCTCGACGACGTTGCCGAAACCGGCCGGATCAGTTGA
- a CDS encoding sensor histidine kinase, whose amino-acid sequence MRPLDEFETTVDFGGEDYGLARTVVAVRVAVVISIGVLVAIGPQWVRQHTVATVAVLGAALVYAAIVMAYPQMEVRRTRYAWLVTGFDSAFTLAIIALSGGVYSPVVAVLALAVIASAARLSFRETLLVAVLLGAAYIPVALTSSPRLPVTAAPALQAGWSAVYLIFVAIITAGLSALAEREHRSRVRALVEAEAEHAAADEERDLRARLLRSYQSQQDGLQVLVHEFRTPVTSLEALTEALTADQPMSPADRDTSLQLVARHVHHLTDMLDALSDVALSRRPTFSAGRVRRVDVADLIVAAADAVGLAAPRLRLSVGADVGAVAVNAQGLRRLLTNLLENASRHGRREPVDVTCSRERDELVFTVADRGPGIPAENLGELTAKYVSVGGQRGTAGLGLWIVQQIAEAMGGRVDFAARDGGGLVASFRAPIA is encoded by the coding sequence GTGAGACCGCTCGATGAGTTCGAAACCACCGTGGACTTCGGCGGCGAGGACTACGGGCTGGCCCGCACCGTCGTGGCGGTACGGGTCGCCGTGGTCATCTCGATCGGCGTGCTGGTGGCAATCGGCCCGCAATGGGTCCGTCAGCACACGGTGGCCACCGTGGCGGTGTTGGGCGCCGCGCTCGTCTACGCGGCCATAGTGATGGCCTATCCACAGATGGAGGTCCGTCGCACTCGGTACGCATGGCTGGTGACCGGCTTCGACTCGGCGTTCACGCTGGCGATCATCGCGTTGAGCGGAGGCGTCTACAGCCCGGTGGTCGCGGTGTTGGCGCTGGCGGTCATCGCCTCGGCGGCGCGGCTGTCGTTCAGGGAAACCTTGCTGGTCGCGGTCCTTTTGGGCGCCGCGTACATCCCCGTGGCGCTGACGTCGTCGCCGAGGCTTCCGGTCACCGCGGCCCCGGCGCTACAGGCCGGCTGGTCGGCGGTGTACCTGATCTTCGTCGCGATCATCACCGCGGGGCTGTCCGCGCTCGCCGAGCGTGAACATCGCTCCCGGGTGCGCGCGCTGGTAGAGGCCGAGGCCGAACACGCCGCCGCCGATGAGGAACGTGACCTTCGGGCCCGCCTGCTGCGGTCCTACCAGTCGCAGCAGGATGGACTTCAGGTGCTGGTGCACGAGTTCCGCACTCCCGTCACGTCTTTGGAGGCGCTGACCGAGGCGCTGACTGCCGACCAGCCGATGTCGCCGGCCGACCGGGACACGAGTCTGCAGCTGGTGGCCCGCCACGTGCACCATCTGACCGACATGCTCGACGCCCTCTCCGACGTCGCGCTGAGCCGCCGTCCGACATTCTCGGCGGGCCGGGTGCGCCGCGTCGACGTGGCCGACCTCATCGTCGCCGCCGCCGATGCCGTCGGCCTGGCGGCGCCGCGGTTGCGGCTGAGCGTCGGGGCCGACGTCGGGGCCGTGGCCGTGAACGCCCAAGGGCTGCGCCGGCTGCTGACCAACCTGCTGGAGAACGCCTCCCGGCACGGCCGGCGTGAGCCGGTCGACGTCACCTGTTCGCGCGAACGCGACGAGTTGGTGTTCACCGTGGCCGACCGCGGGCCGGGTATCCCGGCCGAAAACCTCGGGGAGCTGACCGCCAAGTACGTCAGTGTCGGCGGCCAACGTGGCACCGCCGGCCTCGGCCTGTGGATCGTGCAGCAGATCGCCGAGGCGATGGGTGGCCGGGTCGACTTCGCCGCGCGCGACGGCGGCGGCCTGGTCGCCAGCTTCCGCGCACCCATCGCCTGA
- a CDS encoding cytochrome P450, with amino-acid sequence MTAPTTAPTHRDIDLSARAFWAKPPEERDAAFAVLRAENPVPWSRPAESDLLPPELNTRGFWSLTKQEDIRMASRHPEIFSSAQGITMEDFAPEAVEIAQSFIAMDAPRHTQLRGITTEAFKPKNVRRLESWIRGHAHDLVSEMAHLGEGDFVQLVSVKLPGRIFGSFFGLPDGELRDKAVTAAQRLVGWTDPNIRGEQSELELFMGAVMDLHEVATVLIPERRANPGDDLMTWMVQAEFDGKKMTDDELKAFFVLMGVASNDTTRHASAHAIAALSKFPDQRALLVEDVEGRVGTAVEEVLRWGSPLLHMRRTATQDITVRGSEIKAGDKVVLWYYSGNRDEDVFDDPHSFNILRNPNPHIAFGGGGPHFCLGAALARTMLKALLTEVYTRIPDISAPEPNYALANFINGVNSLPATWTPEKR; translated from the coding sequence ATGACCGCACCCACGACCGCCCCCACCCACAGGGACATCGACCTGAGCGCCCGCGCGTTCTGGGCGAAACCCCCCGAAGAGCGGGACGCCGCCTTCGCCGTCCTGCGCGCGGAGAACCCGGTGCCGTGGAGCCGCCCGGCGGAGTCGGATCTGTTGCCTCCCGAGCTCAACACCAGGGGGTTCTGGTCGCTGACCAAACAAGAGGACATCCGGATGGCCAGCCGCCACCCGGAGATCTTCTCCTCCGCGCAGGGCATCACGATGGAGGACTTCGCCCCCGAGGCGGTGGAGATCGCGCAGTCGTTCATCGCGATGGACGCCCCGCGGCACACCCAGCTGCGCGGCATCACGACGGAGGCCTTCAAGCCCAAGAACGTGCGCCGGCTCGAGAGCTGGATCCGCGGCCACGCCCACGACCTGGTCAGCGAGATGGCCCACCTCGGCGAGGGCGACTTCGTCCAGCTGGTGTCGGTGAAACTGCCCGGCCGGATCTTCGGCAGCTTCTTCGGGCTGCCCGACGGCGAACTGCGGGACAAGGCCGTCACCGCCGCCCAGCGGCTCGTGGGCTGGACCGACCCGAACATCCGCGGCGAGCAGAGCGAACTCGAACTGTTCATGGGCGCCGTGATGGACCTGCACGAGGTCGCAACGGTCCTGATCCCCGAGCGGCGGGCCAATCCCGGTGACGACCTGATGACCTGGATGGTGCAGGCCGAGTTCGACGGCAAGAAGATGACCGACGACGAGCTGAAGGCGTTCTTCGTGTTGATGGGCGTCGCGTCCAACGACACCACGCGGCACGCCTCGGCCCACGCCATCGCCGCCCTCTCGAAGTTCCCCGACCAGCGCGCACTGCTCGTCGAGGACGTCGAGGGCCGCGTCGGCACCGCCGTCGAGGAGGTTTTGCGCTGGGGATCGCCGCTGCTGCACATGCGTCGCACCGCCACCCAGGACATCACCGTGCGCGGCTCGGAGATCAAGGCCGGCGACAAGGTCGTGCTGTGGTACTACTCGGGCAACCGCGACGAGGACGTCTTCGACGATCCCCATTCGTTCAACATCTTGCGAAACCCGAACCCGCACATCGCCTTCGGTGGCGGCGGCCCGCACTTCTGCCTGGGCGCCGCGCTGGCCCGCACCATGCTCAAGGCGTTGCTGACCGAGGTCTACACACGCATTCCGGACATTTCGGCGCCGGAGCCCAACTACGCCCTGGCCAACTTCATCAACGGCGTCAACAGCCTGCCGGCCACCTGGACGCCCGAGAAGCGCTGA
- a CDS encoding NDMA-dependent alcohol dehydrogenase: MKTKAAVLWGLHQKWEVEEVDLDGPKENEVLVKMAAAGLCHSDDHLITGDMPMQLPVVGGHEGAGVVVDVGPGVTEVAQGDSVALSFIPACGRCEPCSRGMSNLCVLGAAIIAGPQLDGTFRFHAKGQALGQMCVLGTFSEYTVVPLASVIKVDPSTALDTAALVGCGVTTGYGSMVRTGEARDGDTVVVMGVGGIGMNAVQGARIAGARVIVALDPVEYKRCRSLEFGATHTAATVDEAQALLTDLTRGQMADVCVVSTDSAEGSYVAQALSLVGKRGRVVMTAIPHPTDTSVDLSLFDLTLYEKQVRGSLFGSSNPRHDIPRMLDLYRAGRLQLDELVTREYTLEEINTGYADLHAGVNLRGLIRF, from the coding sequence ATGAAAACCAAAGCAGCGGTGCTGTGGGGGTTGCACCAGAAGTGGGAAGTCGAAGAGGTCGACCTCGACGGTCCCAAGGAGAACGAGGTCCTGGTCAAAATGGCCGCCGCCGGGCTGTGCCACTCCGATGACCACCTGATCACCGGCGACATGCCGATGCAGCTACCGGTGGTCGGCGGGCACGAGGGCGCGGGCGTCGTCGTCGACGTCGGCCCGGGTGTCACCGAGGTCGCCCAAGGCGATTCGGTGGCGCTGAGTTTCATTCCGGCCTGCGGTCGCTGCGAACCGTGTTCGCGCGGCATGAGCAACCTGTGCGTGCTGGGCGCCGCCATCATCGCCGGGCCGCAACTCGACGGCACCTTCCGGTTCCATGCGAAAGGCCAAGCACTGGGCCAGATGTGCGTGCTGGGAACGTTCTCCGAATACACGGTGGTGCCACTGGCCTCGGTGATCAAGGTGGATCCGTCCACCGCGCTGGACACCGCCGCGCTGGTCGGGTGCGGTGTCACCACCGGCTACGGCAGCATGGTGCGCACCGGCGAAGCGCGTGACGGCGACACCGTGGTGGTCATGGGTGTGGGCGGGATCGGCATGAACGCGGTGCAGGGCGCACGGATCGCGGGCGCGCGCGTCATCGTCGCGCTCGATCCAGTGGAGTACAAACGGTGCCGTTCGCTCGAGTTCGGCGCCACGCACACCGCGGCGACGGTGGACGAGGCGCAGGCCCTGCTCACCGACCTGACGCGCGGTCAGATGGCCGACGTCTGCGTGGTCAGCACCGATTCGGCCGAGGGAAGCTATGTGGCGCAGGCGCTGAGCCTGGTCGGCAAGCGCGGCAGGGTGGTGATGACCGCGATCCCACACCCGACCGACACCAGCGTCGACCTGTCGCTGTTCGATTTGACCCTGTATGAAAAGCAGGTCCGCGGTTCGCTTTTCGGATCATCCAATCCCCGGCACGACATACCCCGGATGCTCGACCTCTACCGCGCCGGCCGGCTCCAGCTCGACGAACTCGTCACCCGCGAGTACACCCTCGAGGAGATCAACACGGGCTACGCCGACCTGCACGCCGGGGTCAACCTTCGCGGACTGATCCGGTTCTGA
- a CDS encoding aldehyde dehydrogenase family protein, with product MTAIPHYSMYIDGRWRDTSSRLEVRDPATNEIVATVAEGDVAIADEAVAAAKAAHACGIWRSTPPAERARFLDAIADNLAARFDELTVLQVRENGATARSAGAFLLGYSIAHLKYFASLARSYAFEEARPLMEAPTLAAGVLRREPVGVCAGIVPWNFPLLLAVWKLGPALAAGNTIVLKPDDQTPLTLLELARAADEVGLPAGVLNVVTGPGPVVGARLAEHPDVRKVAFTGSTEVGKTVMRAAADNVKKVTLELGGKGANIVCDDADLDLAVDGTLFGFLLMCGQACESGTRLLLHSSIHDEFLRRLVARASTLVVGNPMDPATDVGPLISAKQKARVEKYIALGQEEGCKIAFQGTVPAEAGLADGHWVAPTILTGATNDMRVAREEIFGPVLVVIKCADDAEAVAIANDSEYGLSAGVWSADNERALAIARGLESGTVWINDWHMVNAMFPFGGMKQSGLGRELGPGALDEYTEQKFVHIDLTNDRAKRVYAVVVSAAAAGTT from the coding sequence ATGACCGCCATTCCGCATTATTCGATGTACATCGACGGCCGTTGGCGCGACACGTCAAGCAGGTTGGAGGTACGCGATCCCGCGACCAACGAGATAGTGGCGACGGTTGCCGAAGGCGATGTCGCCATTGCCGACGAGGCCGTCGCCGCGGCGAAGGCAGCACATGCCTGCGGGATCTGGCGGTCGACGCCGCCCGCCGAACGCGCCCGCTTCCTGGACGCGATCGCCGACAACCTCGCCGCACGGTTCGACGAGTTGACCGTGCTGCAGGTTCGCGAAAACGGTGCCACCGCACGGTCCGCGGGCGCATTTCTCTTGGGCTACTCGATCGCGCACCTGAAATATTTCGCCTCGCTGGCTCGGTCATATGCGTTCGAGGAAGCCAGGCCCCTGATGGAAGCGCCCACCCTGGCCGCCGGCGTGCTTCGCCGCGAGCCGGTGGGGGTCTGCGCCGGCATCGTGCCGTGGAACTTCCCGTTGCTGCTCGCGGTGTGGAAGCTGGGGCCCGCGTTGGCGGCCGGCAACACAATAGTGCTCAAGCCCGACGATCAGACCCCACTGACGCTGCTCGAATTAGCCAGGGCCGCGGACGAAGTCGGGCTGCCGGCGGGGGTGCTGAACGTGGTCACCGGGCCCGGCCCGGTCGTCGGCGCCCGCCTCGCCGAACACCCCGATGTTCGCAAGGTGGCGTTCACCGGCTCGACCGAGGTCGGTAAGACCGTGATGCGCGCCGCCGCGGACAACGTCAAGAAGGTCACGCTCGAGTTGGGCGGCAAGGGCGCCAACATCGTCTGCGACGACGCCGACCTGGACCTGGCCGTCGACGGCACGTTGTTCGGGTTCCTGCTGATGTGCGGCCAGGCGTGCGAGTCCGGAACGCGGCTGTTGCTGCACTCCTCGATTCACGACGAGTTCCTGCGAAGGCTGGTCGCCCGCGCGTCCACGCTCGTCGTGGGCAATCCGATGGACCCGGCCACGGACGTCGGTCCGCTGATATCCGCCAAACAGAAGGCACGGGTGGAGAAGTACATCGCGCTCGGGCAAGAGGAGGGCTGCAAGATCGCGTTCCAGGGCACGGTGCCTGCCGAAGCCGGACTCGCCGACGGCCATTGGGTCGCGCCGACGATCCTGACCGGGGCCACCAACGACATGCGGGTGGCCCGGGAGGAGATCTTCGGGCCGGTGCTCGTCGTGATCAAGTGCGCCGACGACGCCGAGGCGGTCGCGATCGCCAACGACAGCGAGTACGGACTGTCCGCGGGTGTGTGGAGCGCAGACAACGAGCGGGCCTTGGCGATCGCCCGCGGGTTGGAGTCCGGCACGGTGTGGATCAACGACTGGCACATGGTCAACGCGATGTTCCCCTTCGGCGGGATGAAGCAAAGCGGCCTGGGCCGCGAACTCGGGCCCGGCGCGCTCGACGAGTACACCGAGCAGAAGTTCGTGCATATCGACCTGACCAACGACCGTGCCAAGCGGGTGTATGCCGTCGTGGTGTCGGCAGCGGCGGCGGGCACGACCTGA
- a CDS encoding oxidoreductase: MSTWLITGCSSGLGRALAEAVIEAGHHAVVTARDVAKVADLAAGAPERVLAAALDVTDPAQVASAVGQAHDRFGHVDVLVNNAGYGYRAAVEEGDDAEVRALFETHFFGTVAMIKAVLPGMRARRSGAIVNISSIGATVTPVGSGYYAAAKAAIEGMSGALRGELAPLGISVTIVEPGAFRTDFAGRSLVQSATVIDDYAATAGQRRKENDTMHGNQAGDPAKAATAIIAAAESSDPPGFLLLGPDALAFYRYVADTRATEIAKWERLTSGTDFGP, encoded by the coding sequence ATGTCCACCTGGCTCATCACCGGCTGCTCGAGCGGACTCGGCCGCGCGCTTGCCGAAGCCGTCATCGAGGCCGGCCACCACGCGGTCGTGACCGCACGCGACGTCGCGAAGGTCGCCGACCTGGCGGCAGGCGCACCGGAGCGTGTGCTCGCGGCCGCCCTTGACGTCACCGACCCCGCACAGGTCGCCTCGGCCGTGGGCCAGGCCCACGACCGGTTCGGCCACGTCGACGTTCTGGTGAACAACGCCGGTTACGGTTACCGCGCCGCGGTCGAGGAGGGCGACGACGCCGAGGTGCGCGCCCTGTTCGAGACGCACTTCTTCGGCACCGTCGCGATGATCAAGGCGGTCCTGCCCGGCATGCGGGCGCGCCGCAGCGGCGCGATCGTCAACATCTCCTCGATCGGCGCGACGGTAACTCCGGTGGGCTCCGGCTACTACGCGGCCGCCAAGGCCGCCATCGAAGGCATGAGCGGCGCGCTGCGCGGTGAGCTCGCGCCGCTGGGCATCTCGGTGACCATCGTCGAGCCCGGTGCGTTCCGCACCGATTTCGCCGGGCGCTCGCTCGTCCAGTCGGCCACCGTCATCGACGACTACGCGGCCACCGCCGGGCAGCGACGCAAGGAAAACGACACCATGCACGGCAACCAGGCCGGCGACCCCGCCAAGGCGGCCACCGCGATCATCGCGGCGGCCGAGTCCAGCGACCCCCCGGGATTCCTGCTGCTCGGCCCCGACGCCCTGGCCTTCTACCGCTACGTCGCGGACACGCGCGCCACCGAGATCGCGAAATGGGAGCGGCTGACGAGCGGCACTGACTTCGGGCCGTGA
- a CDS encoding cyclic nucleotide-binding domain-containing protein: MRTLEGVLARHPFFGGMDPRYLQLAVGCAANMRFAAGELIFREGHPANHFYLIRAGRIALETPVLGRGSLTVQTLGDGDILGWSWLVPPYNSRFDARAVEATRAIGFDGKCLRDKCEQDHELGYELQKRVIAVLGEHLDATRFRLLDIYADVIE, from the coding sequence GTGCGGACGCTAGAAGGCGTTCTGGCCAGACACCCGTTCTTCGGCGGGATGGACCCGCGTTATTTGCAGTTGGCGGTCGGGTGTGCGGCAAACATGCGCTTCGCCGCGGGTGAGTTGATCTTCCGCGAGGGCCACCCCGCTAATCACTTCTACCTCATCCGCGCCGGCAGGATCGCGCTCGAAACCCCCGTTCTGGGCCGTGGCAGCCTGACGGTGCAGACACTCGGAGACGGAGACATCCTTGGCTGGTCGTGGCTGGTGCCGCCGTACAACTCGCGGTTCGACGCGCGCGCCGTTGAGGCGACGCGCGCCATCGGTTTCGACGGCAAGTGCCTGCGCGACAAGTGCGAACAGGACCACGAACTCGGGTACGAGCTGCAGAAGCGCGTGATCGCGGTGCTCGGAGAGCATCTCGATGCGACAAGGTTCCGGCTCCTGGACATCTATGCCGATGTCATCGAATAA
- a CDS encoding nitroreductase family protein — MELYDVMRTTFAAREFTDDPLPDEVLGRIFDNARFAPSGGNRQGAHITVVRDPDTRRRLAELGRAAARRYFAQLQAGENPWNSVHPSGVPQDVIDRTEIPDTFVAPIAEAPVVLVVSVDLTVVASIDQDLDRVGLAGGASVYPLIWNVLLAARSEGYGGTITTMAIAAEDQVRRLVGIPDLHAVAAVVPLGKPVRQPTKLRRRPVAEFVTHDRFDGPAFEG, encoded by the coding sequence ATGGAGCTCTATGACGTCATGCGAACGACTTTCGCGGCGCGCGAATTCACCGACGACCCGCTGCCCGACGAGGTGCTGGGACGCATCTTCGACAACGCCCGGTTCGCGCCGAGCGGCGGCAACCGGCAGGGCGCGCACATCACGGTGGTGCGCGACCCGGACACCCGCCGCCGGCTCGCCGAGCTGGGCAGGGCCGCCGCCCGCCGCTACTTCGCCCAGCTGCAGGCGGGTGAAAACCCCTGGAATTCAGTCCATCCCAGCGGTGTGCCACAGGACGTCATCGACCGGACCGAGATCCCCGATACCTTCGTCGCGCCGATCGCCGAAGCGCCGGTCGTCCTGGTGGTTTCGGTCGACCTGACTGTCGTCGCCTCGATCGACCAGGACTTGGACCGTGTCGGCCTGGCCGGCGGCGCATCGGTGTACCCGCTGATCTGGAACGTTCTGCTCGCCGCCCGCAGCGAGGGGTACGGCGGCACCATCACGACCATGGCCATCGCCGCCGAGGACCAGGTCCGCCGTCTGGTGGGAATCCCCGACCTGCACGCGGTCGCCGCCGTTGTGCCCCTTGGCAAGCCGGTGCGCCAGCCGACCAAGCTGCGCCGCCGCCCGGTCGCGGAATTCGTGACGCACGACCGCTTCGACGGTCCGGCATTCGAGGGCTGA